A window from Micromonospora profundi encodes these proteins:
- a CDS encoding aminoacyl-tRNA deacylase — MPSPAIAALDSAGLPYRLVSHGPVGSLAEAAAARGVAVPDVVKTIVVRRSVDDHLFVLTPGDRVISWPKLRALLGVHRLSMPDAAGALAATGYERGTITPFGASTAWPVIADERLRGRQITLGAGERGLAVAVDADAAIAMLDATVADVTDPQPTR; from the coding sequence ATGCCGTCGCCCGCGATCGCCGCCCTGGATTCCGCCGGGCTCCCGTACCGGTTGGTCAGCCACGGTCCGGTCGGCAGCCTGGCGGAGGCCGCCGCCGCCCGCGGTGTCGCCGTCCCGGACGTGGTGAAGACGATCGTGGTGCGCCGGAGCGTGGACGACCACCTGTTCGTGCTCACCCCCGGCGACCGGGTCATCTCCTGGCCCAAGCTGCGGGCTCTTCTGGGGGTGCACCGCCTCTCCATGCCGGACGCGGCGGGCGCGCTGGCGGCGACCGGCTACGAGCGCGGCACCATCACCCCGTTCGGCGCGAGCACGGCGTGGCCGGTGATCGCCGACGAACGGCTGCGCGGTCGGCAGATCACGCTGGGCGCTGGTGAACGCGGTCTCGCAGTCGCGGTCGACGCCGATGCCGCGATCGCCATGCTCGACGCCACAGTGGCCGACGTCACAGACCCACAGCCGACCCGCTGA
- a CDS encoding MFS transporter — protein sequence MAFRPLVGDRHRAQTGGVRKNRRLHPAWLVAAVAFVALVGAAGFRATPSVLLHPLHAEFGWPLATISAAVSVNLLLYGLTAPFAAALMDRFGIRRVVSVALLLVAAGSGLTVFMTASWQLLLCWGVLVGLGTGSMALAFVATVTGRWFVRRRGLVTGVLTAGGAAGQLIFLPLIAVLVRDHGWRTAALVVAGAALAVVPLVVWLLREHPADLDLPAYGATEVVAVPPPSGGAARRALGALAVAARTRPFWLLAGGFAICGATTNGLVGTHFVPAAHDHGMAETTAAGLLALVGLFDIVGTIASGWLTDRVDSRLLLGAYYALRGASLLVLPSLFSGTARPSMLVFIIFYGLDWVATVPPTVALCREYFGDAGAVVFGWVFAAHQFGAAIAATGAGLVRDRLGDYAMAWYVAGALSIGAAGLSLLLRRRPGRPVPEAVLAAATAPKAWSFRG from the coding sequence ATGGCTTTCCGGCCACTCGTCGGTGATCGGCACCGCGCCCAGACTGGTGGCGTGAGAAAGAACCGCCGCCTGCATCCCGCCTGGCTGGTCGCGGCCGTCGCCTTCGTGGCGTTGGTCGGCGCGGCCGGGTTCCGGGCCACCCCGTCGGTGCTGCTGCACCCGCTGCACGCGGAGTTCGGCTGGCCGCTGGCGACCATCTCGGCTGCCGTCTCGGTAAACCTGCTGCTCTACGGGCTCACCGCGCCGTTCGCCGCCGCTCTGATGGACCGCTTCGGCATCCGCCGGGTGGTCTCGGTGGCGCTTCTGCTGGTCGCCGCCGGCAGCGGGCTCACCGTCTTCATGACGGCGAGTTGGCAGTTGCTGCTGTGCTGGGGCGTACTCGTCGGGTTGGGCACCGGGTCGATGGCGCTGGCCTTCGTGGCGACCGTCACGGGGCGCTGGTTCGTCCGCCGCCGGGGCCTCGTCACCGGTGTGCTGACCGCGGGCGGGGCGGCCGGGCAGCTGATCTTCCTGCCGCTGATCGCCGTGCTGGTACGCGACCACGGCTGGCGTACGGCAGCACTCGTCGTGGCCGGAGCCGCCCTCGCTGTCGTACCCCTGGTGGTGTGGTTGCTGCGCGAGCACCCGGCGGATCTCGACCTGCCCGCCTACGGCGCGACCGAGGTCGTGGCGGTGCCGCCGCCCAGCGGAGGCGCGGCGAGACGGGCGCTGGGTGCGCTGGCCGTCGCGGCGCGGACCCGGCCGTTCTGGCTGCTGGCCGGCGGCTTCGCGATCTGCGGCGCGACGACGAACGGCCTCGTCGGTACGCATTTCGTGCCGGCCGCGCACGACCACGGCATGGCCGAGACCACGGCGGCCGGGCTGCTCGCCCTGGTCGGGCTCTTCGACATCGTCGGGACGATCGCCTCCGGTTGGCTCACCGACCGGGTGGACAGCCGGCTGCTGCTCGGCGCCTACTACGCGCTGCGCGGTGCGTCGTTGCTGGTGCTGCCGAGCCTGTTCAGCGGCACCGCCCGGCCGAGCATGCTGGTGTTCATCATCTTCTACGGCCTGGACTGGGTGGCGACCGTGCCGCCGACTGTGGCGCTGTGCCGCGAGTACTTCGGCGACGCCGGTGCTGTCGTGTTCGGCTGGGTGTTCGCCGCGCACCAGTTCGGGGCGGCGATCGCCGCGACGGGTGCGGGGCTGGTCCGCGACCGTCTCGGCGACTACGCGATGGCCTGGTACGTGGCGGGCGCGCTGTCGATCGGCGCTGCCGGGCTGTCGTTGCTGCTGCGCCGACGGCCCGGCCGGCCGGTGCCGGAGGCCGTGCTGGCCGCCGCGACCGCTCCGAAGGCGTGGAGCTTCCGGGGCTGA
- a CDS encoding class I SAM-dependent methyltransferase: protein MSLTDRDQGAASVPATPPAGGRPTGPTVADVIRAVTAGPLPVRITGYDGSAVGPSDAGITLAIRSERGLSYLLTAPGDLGMARAYVSGDLALQGVHPGDPYEALQVLKDELRLRPPSLTDGLALARGLGWERLMPPPAPPQEALPRWKRVMNGLVHSRVRDSTAISHHYDVSNAFYEKVLGPSMTYTCAVYRSPDDTLEQAQATKYDLVAGKLGLKKGMRLLDVGCGWGGMVRHAAREYGVKALGVTLSKAQAQWAQAAIEREGLTGLAEVRHMDYRDAPAEQFDAVSSIGLTEHIGVRNYPAYFGALRDRLRQGGRLLNHCITRADNRAPHRSGAFIDRYVFPDGELAGPGRLISEVHDAGFEVHHEENLRQHYALTLAAWCRNLVEHWDFCVSEVGAGTARVWGLYMAGSRMAFERNGIQLHQVLATHNGPDGVNGYPLRPDWLA from the coding sequence ATGAGCCTGACCGACCGAGATCAGGGGGCGGCGAGCGTCCCCGCCACCCCGCCGGCGGGCGGCCGGCCCACGGGTCCGACCGTTGCGGACGTCATCCGCGCGGTCACCGCCGGGCCGCTGCCGGTGCGCATCACCGGGTACGACGGCAGCGCCGTCGGCCCGTCCGATGCCGGCATCACCCTGGCGATCCGTTCCGAGCGGGGGCTGTCGTACCTGCTCACGGCCCCCGGCGACCTGGGCATGGCCAGGGCCTACGTCAGCGGCGACCTGGCGTTGCAGGGAGTGCACCCGGGTGATCCGTACGAGGCGTTGCAGGTGCTCAAGGACGAGCTGCGGTTACGTCCGCCGTCGTTGACCGACGGGCTGGCGTTGGCGCGTGGGCTGGGCTGGGAGCGGCTGATGCCGCCGCCGGCCCCGCCGCAGGAGGCGCTTCCGCGCTGGAAGCGGGTGATGAACGGGCTTGTCCACTCGCGGGTCCGCGACAGCACTGCCATCTCACACCACTACGACGTCTCGAACGCCTTCTACGAGAAGGTTCTCGGCCCGTCGATGACGTACACGTGCGCGGTTTACCGGTCTCCGGACGACACCCTGGAGCAGGCCCAGGCGACGAAGTACGACCTGGTCGCCGGCAAGCTGGGGTTGAAGAAGGGGATGCGGCTGCTGGATGTGGGCTGCGGCTGGGGTGGCATGGTCCGGCACGCGGCGCGCGAGTACGGCGTGAAGGCGCTGGGGGTGACCCTGTCGAAGGCGCAGGCGCAGTGGGCGCAGGCCGCCATCGAGCGGGAGGGGCTGACCGGGCTGGCCGAGGTGCGGCACATGGACTACCGGGACGCGCCGGCGGAGCAGTTCGACGCGGTCTCCTCGATCGGGCTTACCGAGCACATCGGGGTGCGCAACTACCCGGCGTACTTCGGTGCGCTGCGTGACCGGCTGCGGCAGGGCGGGCGGCTGCTCAACCACTGCATCACCCGCGCTGACAATCGGGCGCCGCACCGCTCGGGCGCCTTCATCGACAGGTACGTCTTCCCGGACGGCGAGTTGGCCGGCCCGGGTCGGCTGATCAGTGAGGTGCACGACGCCGGGTTTGAGGTGCATCACGAGGAGAACCTGCGCCAGCACTACGCGCTGACGCTCGCCGCCTGGTGCCGCAATCTGGTGGAGCACTGGGACTTCTGCGTCTCTGAGGTGGGCGCGGGCACGGCACGGGTGTGGGGGCTCTACATGGCCGGGTCGCGGATGGCGTTCGAGCGCAACGGCATCCAGTTGCACCAGGTGCTTGCCACCCACAACGGTCCGGACGGCGTCAACGGCTATCCGCTGCGGCCCGACTGGCTGGCCTGA
- a CDS encoding putative bifunctional diguanylate cyclase/phosphodiesterase, with translation MSRQDVQQAARASSPAGAYVAAAVIVVEACWLIAALPGAALVSDIGGMLVAAWATAACVGVARRHPAPLRRFWMLLAATMALAALGRALWTAQRLVGDDLPHTPLVGAIFTAGIFTGTAALLNSPSGPRTAVGRARTLLDGVIVALALVPISWVLVFRGVAAAELADPARTLGLLYPIFDLMQLTILVAVAGPVRPLWRPMGVLAASLTIRVVADAVYVSLVARGDYVAGHPIDLCWPLSYLLIGLATRNPPPLDCDGTDETAESPLPPWWRVALPYLPVGGAIVAVILARRPSGQIPQLIFLTMMALLAALAVRQGLAANENLRLVVRLRRLAYADQLTSLPNRLLFNRRLRLALRDGRPVAVLLLDLDGFKQVNDRFGHATGDTLLTGLAVRMRAAVGDDGTIARVGGDEFGVLVNGDRPVSPERLAERLLDALRPSDGEEDVGVHPSASIGIAEYGPQHTSHTDLLRDADIAMYAAKAAGKSAYRTCTPALRESAVSRAELIADLRRAVGEGQLHLEFQPIVDLATGAVRSAEALVRWRHPRLGVLSPARFLPLAEETGLIVPIDRWVIHEACRAAATWRDRAPEATVAVNISAAHLHRPDLIATVTAATSAAGLAPRALTLELTESALIDGTDAVLERLSQLRDLGIRIAIDDFGTGYSSLSYLHRIPATELKIDRSFVARLGSDDRAHATVEMVTRLAGAFDLAVVAEGVETERQHEAVTAIGCPRGQGYLYGRPDAAATVGQNRA, from the coding sequence GTGTCCCGACAGGACGTGCAGCAGGCTGCGAGGGCGTCCAGCCCTGCCGGTGCGTACGTCGCGGCTGCTGTCATTGTTGTGGAGGCGTGCTGGCTGATCGCCGCACTGCCCGGCGCCGCGCTGGTCAGCGACATCGGCGGGATGCTGGTGGCCGCCTGGGCGACGGCCGCGTGCGTCGGAGTGGCCCGTCGTCACCCGGCGCCGCTGCGCCGCTTCTGGATGTTGCTGGCGGCCACCATGGCGCTCGCCGCGTTGGGGCGGGCGCTCTGGACGGCGCAGCGGCTCGTCGGCGACGACCTGCCGCACACGCCACTTGTGGGTGCGATCTTCACCGCCGGCATCTTCACCGGTACGGCAGCGCTGCTCAACTCGCCCTCCGGGCCACGGACGGCGGTGGGTCGAGCACGGACGCTGCTGGACGGGGTCATCGTCGCGTTGGCCCTGGTGCCGATCAGTTGGGTGCTGGTCTTCCGGGGCGTCGCCGCCGCCGAGCTGGCCGATCCGGCGCGCACGCTGGGGTTGCTCTACCCGATCTTCGACCTGATGCAGCTGACCATCCTGGTCGCTGTCGCCGGGCCGGTCCGACCGCTGTGGCGGCCGATGGGAGTGCTCGCGGCGAGCCTCACCATCCGGGTGGTCGCCGACGCCGTTTACGTGTCGCTTGTCGCGCGCGGTGACTACGTCGCCGGTCACCCCATCGACCTGTGCTGGCCGTTGAGCTACCTGTTGATCGGCCTGGCCACCAGGAACCCGCCGCCGCTGGACTGCGACGGCACCGACGAGACCGCCGAGTCGCCGCTGCCACCGTGGTGGCGCGTGGCGTTGCCGTACCTGCCGGTCGGTGGGGCGATCGTCGCGGTGATCCTCGCGCGCAGGCCCAGCGGGCAGATCCCACAGCTGATCTTCCTGACGATGATGGCGCTGCTCGCCGCCCTCGCGGTGCGACAGGGGTTGGCCGCCAACGAGAACCTGCGGCTGGTGGTCCGGCTGCGCCGGCTGGCGTACGCCGACCAGCTCACCAGCCTGCCCAACAGGCTGCTGTTCAACCGGCGGCTGCGCCTGGCGCTGCGCGACGGTCGACCGGTGGCCGTGCTGCTGCTCGACCTGGACGGGTTCAAGCAGGTGAACGACAGATTCGGGCACGCCACCGGTGACACCCTGCTGACCGGCCTGGCGGTGCGGATGCGGGCGGCGGTCGGCGATGACGGGACCATCGCCCGGGTCGGCGGCGACGAGTTCGGCGTGCTTGTCAACGGTGACCGCCCGGTGTCGCCGGAGCGACTCGCCGAACGGCTGCTGGACGCTCTGCGGCCCTCCGACGGCGAGGAGGACGTCGGGGTGCACCCGTCGGCGAGCATCGGCATCGCCGAGTACGGGCCGCAGCACACCTCCCACACCGACCTGCTGCGCGACGCCGACATCGCCATGTACGCGGCCAAGGCGGCGGGCAAGTCCGCGTACCGGACGTGCACTCCGGCGCTGCGCGAGTCGGCCGTCTCGCGGGCCGAGTTGATCGCCGACCTGCGCCGGGCGGTGGGCGAGGGGCAGCTGCACCTGGAGTTCCAGCCCATCGTCGACCTGGCCACCGGCGCGGTCCGCAGCGCGGAGGCGCTGGTGCGCTGGCGGCACCCCCGGCTGGGGGTGCTGTCGCCGGCGAGGTTCCTGCCGCTGGCCGAGGAGACCGGGCTGATCGTGCCGATCGACCGTTGGGTGATCCACGAGGCGTGCCGGGCCGCGGCGACCTGGCGTGACCGGGCACCGGAGGCGACGGTCGCGGTGAACATCTCCGCCGCGCACCTGCACCGGCCGGATCTGATCGCCACTGTCACGGCGGCCACCAGCGCCGCAGGGCTCGCGCCACGGGCGTTGACCCTGGAGCTGACCGAGTCGGCGTTGATCGACGGCACCGATGCGGTGCTGGAGCGGCTGAGTCAGCTCCGGGACCTGGGCATCCGGATCGCCATCGACGATTTCGGCACCGGCTACTCGTCGTTGAGCTATCTGCACCGCATCCCGGCGACCGAGCTGAAGATCGACCGGTCGTTCGTGGCCCGGCTCGGGTCGGACGACCGGGCGCACGCAACGGTGGAGATGGTCACCCGGCTGGCGGGCGCGTTCGACCTGGCGGTGGTCGCCGAGGGGGTGGAGACCGAACGCCAGCACGAGGCGGTCACCGCGATCGGTTGCCCACGAGGGCAGGGCTATCTGTACGGGAGGCCGGACGCCGCCGCCACAGTGGGTCAGAATCGGGCTTGA
- a CDS encoding DUF427 domain-containing protein, producing MPKAVWNDLVVAESDDTVLVEGNHYFPRSALRDDLIRESPTHTVCPWKGTASYYTLEHEGSTSQDAVWYYPDPKPDAEMVRDRVAFWKDVRVVD from the coding sequence ATGCCGAAAGCCGTGTGGAACGACCTGGTCGTCGCCGAGAGCGACGACACCGTGCTGGTGGAGGGCAACCACTACTTCCCCCGCTCCGCCCTGCGCGACGACCTGATCCGCGAGTCGCCGACGCACACCGTCTGCCCGTGGAAGGGCACCGCCTCGTACTACACCCTTGAGCACGAGGGCAGCACCAGCCAGGACGCGGTCTGGTACTACCCGGACCCGAAGCCGGACGCCGAGATGGTGCGCGACCGGGTCGCGTTCTGGAAGGACGTCCGGGTCGTCGACTGA
- a CDS encoding SRPBCC family protein, whose amino-acid sequence MSEPLKLQARLSASVGRVRQAVTDPAELRLWLAEHAEVELPRRYEFWGRYTPEGDAPHQRLLHADDDTLRFGWLLDGVETTTEFQLTAEGPDSTVLTVTQSHFDFAEAMSGSSIRGVLQTYWSLAIANLASHLEGRPLLPRTDFTSADLRGELVIAAPADKVWESLTESEQASSWFGYPIGIEPWVGGRYAMGGFENGYAAKIVDLEPGRRMSVDWGPTGVTSWELAESGGRTTLTFVQSGFDEGNPPYAAWSGSVAGLAELRRFHEETAWQPIWLDTEVPGLEPAN is encoded by the coding sequence ATGAGTGAACCGCTGAAGCTGCAGGCCCGCCTCTCCGCGTCCGTCGGGCGCGTCCGCCAGGCAGTGACCGACCCGGCCGAGCTGCGACTCTGGCTGGCCGAACACGCCGAGGTCGAGCTGCCCCGGCGGTACGAATTCTGGGGCCGCTACACACCCGAAGGTGACGCCCCGCATCAACGCCTCCTGCACGCGGACGACGACACGTTGCGCTTCGGCTGGCTGCTCGACGGCGTGGAGACCACCACCGAGTTCCAGTTGACCGCCGAGGGGCCCGACAGCACAGTGCTGACGGTGACGCAGAGCCACTTCGACTTTGCCGAGGCGATGAGCGGCTCCAGCATCCGCGGCGTCCTCCAGACGTACTGGTCGCTGGCCATCGCCAACCTGGCCTCCCACCTGGAGGGTCGGCCGCTGCTGCCGCGCACCGACTTCACCTCCGCCGACCTGCGGGGCGAGCTGGTCATCGCCGCACCCGCCGACAAGGTGTGGGAGTCGCTCACCGAATCCGAGCAGGCCAGCTCCTGGTTCGGCTACCCGATCGGGATCGAGCCGTGGGTCGGCGGCCGGTACGCGATGGGCGGCTTCGAGAACGGGTACGCGGCCAAGATCGTGGACCTGGAGCCGGGTCGCAGGATGTCAGTCGACTGGGGACCGACCGGCGTCACCAGTTGGGAGCTCGCCGAATCCGGCGGCCGCACCACGCTTACCTTCGTGCAGAGCGGCTTCGACGAGGGCAACCCCCCTTACGCGGCCTGGAGTGGGTCGGTGGCCGGGCTGGCCGAGCTGCGCCGCTTCCACGAGGAGACGGCCTGGCAGCCGATCTGGCTCGACACGGAGGTGCCCGGCCTGGAGCCCGCCAACTGA
- a CDS encoding GlxA family transcriptional regulator, with the protein MRNNQAMSVRPHRIAVLALDQVVGLDLGTPAQVFSTAWGADDTSRYDVRVCTPGGLPVRSTAGFQVLPDHGLELLETADTVIVPGIHAGTALTDGSIQPEVTEALRSAYDRGARVMSICTGAFVLAAAGLLDGRRATTHWAYAQRFRRLHSRVDLDPAVLFIVDDRVLTSAGVAAGIDLCLHVIRLDHGSEAANRVARRCVMPPWRDGGQAQYIEQPVPKVTDTSTANTREWVRQRLHEPIALRDLAEHARMSVRTFTRRFRSETGLSPAQWLLQQRTDHARLLLETTDLTVDQIAHRSGFNTTAALRQQLHQRIGVSPTTYRRTFHPRPPHSLRDLALSVVDLPVTPSLPGQEVQDRRESGVGAERV; encoded by the coding sequence ATGCGCAATAATCAGGCCATGAGCGTACGCCCGCACCGGATCGCCGTCCTCGCCCTCGACCAGGTGGTCGGCCTCGACCTGGGTACGCCGGCGCAGGTCTTCAGCACCGCCTGGGGAGCCGACGACACGTCCCGCTACGACGTCCGGGTGTGTACTCCCGGCGGGCTGCCGGTACGCAGCACCGCCGGCTTCCAGGTGCTCCCGGACCACGGGCTGGAGTTGCTCGAAACCGCCGACACGGTGATCGTCCCGGGCATCCACGCAGGCACCGCGCTGACCGACGGCAGCATCCAGCCGGAGGTGACCGAGGCGCTGCGCTCGGCGTACGACCGGGGCGCACGGGTGATGTCGATCTGCACCGGGGCGTTCGTGCTGGCTGCCGCCGGCCTGCTCGACGGGCGCCGGGCCACCACCCACTGGGCGTACGCGCAGCGGTTCCGCCGCCTGCACAGCCGGGTGGACCTCGACCCGGCCGTGCTGTTCATCGTCGACGACCGGGTGCTCACCTCGGCCGGAGTGGCCGCCGGCATCGACCTGTGCCTGCACGTCATCCGCCTCGATCACGGCAGCGAGGCCGCCAACCGGGTGGCCCGCCGCTGCGTGATGCCGCCGTGGCGCGACGGCGGTCAGGCGCAGTACATCGAGCAGCCGGTGCCGAAGGTCACCGACACCAGCACCGCGAATACGCGCGAGTGGGTGCGGCAGCGGCTGCACGAGCCGATCGCCCTGCGTGACCTCGCCGAGCACGCACGGATGAGCGTGCGCACCTTCACCCGGCGCTTCCGGTCGGAGACCGGGCTGAGCCCGGCGCAGTGGCTGCTGCAACAGCGCACCGACCACGCTCGGCTGCTGCTGGAGACGACCGACCTCACCGTCGACCAGATCGCCCACCGCAGCGGGTTCAACACCACTGCCGCCCTACGCCAGCAGCTCCACCAGCGCATAGGAGTAAGCCCGACAACCTACCGCCGCACCTTCCACCCCCGCCCGCCTCACTCCCTCCGCGATCTTGCACTTTCGGTCGTGGATCTGCCCGTTACGCCCTCTTTGCCCGGGCAGGAAGTACAAGATCGACGAGAGTCAGGGGTTGGTGCGGAGCGCGTGTAG
- a CDS encoding winged helix-turn-helix domain-containing protein has translation MRDVLYLEKIEQAEVLLKPQRVEVLRQLAEPRTCTEVAARLDQTPQRVYYHVKQLVAAGLVELVNERKVRGITEGIYQAAARSYWLSPRLVGRIGLRRARDELSLGYLLDLMEEVQADIAGLDRAAPELPSIGVAGEIRVPAELRPQFLHDLQTALQDLFTRYGGSEGDAFKLAVACYPKGNDDE, from the coding sequence ATGAGAGATGTCCTGTACCTGGAGAAGATCGAGCAGGCCGAGGTCCTGCTCAAGCCGCAGCGCGTCGAGGTGCTGCGGCAACTGGCCGAGCCGCGCACCTGCACGGAGGTCGCGGCCCGCCTCGACCAGACGCCACAGCGCGTCTACTACCACGTCAAGCAGCTCGTCGCGGCCGGCCTGGTCGAGCTGGTCAACGAGCGCAAGGTCCGCGGCATCACCGAGGGCATCTACCAGGCCGCCGCCCGCTCCTACTGGCTCTCACCCCGGCTCGTCGGCCGGATCGGGCTGCGCCGTGCACGCGACGAGCTGAGCCTGGGCTACCTGCTCGACCTGATGGAAGAGGTCCAGGCGGACATCGCCGGCCTCGACCGCGCCGCGCCCGAGCTGCCCTCGATCGGGGTAGCGGGCGAGATCCGGGTGCCCGCGGAGCTCCGCCCGCAGTTCCTGCACGACCTGCAAACCGCACTCCAAGACCTGTTCACCCGCTACGGCGGCAGCGAAGGGGATGCCTTCAAGCTCGCCGTGGCCTGCTATCCGAAAGGCAACGACGATGAGTGA
- a CDS encoding zinc-ribbon domain-containing protein, whose protein sequence is MFFIFGLRTKVDRSGVVQQVCRHCGNQAAQVITRRSTKFSLFFIPLIPIRTRYAQQCTFCGAQYEISKSDAERLPVG, encoded by the coding sequence ATGTTCTTCATCTTCGGTCTGCGGACCAAGGTCGACCGGTCCGGTGTCGTGCAGCAGGTCTGCCGTCACTGCGGCAACCAGGCCGCGCAGGTGATCACCCGCCGGTCGACCAAGTTCTCCCTCTTCTTCATTCCGCTCATCCCGATCCGTACCCGCTACGCGCAGCAGTGCACGTTCTGCGGGGCGCAGTACGAGATCTCCAAGTCCGACGCCGAGCGTCTCCCGGTTGGCTGA
- a CDS encoding RICIN domain-containing protein, translating into MSAPEERPEPAGTVYGGRRAPHSGLLSDPLLRLAVAVGLVGVLVGVLFATGLFDGDEEPVVPATVGAPSSVPEPTTEAAEPSPTPSAEPSPTTPAGPPTGPTVLRAASGLCLGVDGDGEKAEAQLAACSGGPEQQWVVNPAAADVVALTNAAYGQCLDVEGGSGDDGARMMQFPCHSGPNQQWRLSATGTGPVLLVAAHSGKCAQPEDDGAEAGDDVRQRTCDGRPAQQWTLG; encoded by the coding sequence ATGTCCGCCCCCGAGGAACGCCCCGAGCCCGCCGGCACCGTCTACGGCGGTCGCCGGGCGCCGCACTCCGGCCTGTTGAGCGACCCGCTGCTGCGGCTGGCGGTGGCGGTCGGGTTGGTCGGCGTACTCGTGGGGGTGCTCTTCGCCACCGGCCTGTTCGACGGTGACGAGGAGCCGGTGGTGCCGGCGACTGTCGGCGCGCCGTCAAGCGTGCCGGAGCCGACCACCGAGGCTGCCGAGCCGAGCCCGACGCCCTCCGCCGAGCCGTCGCCCACCACGCCGGCCGGCCCGCCCACCGGGCCGACTGTGCTGCGGGCCGCCTCCGGGTTGTGCCTCGGTGTCGACGGCGACGGCGAGAAGGCCGAGGCGCAACTGGCCGCGTGCAGCGGCGGCCCGGAGCAGCAGTGGGTGGTCAACCCTGCCGCCGCGGATGTCGTGGCGCTCACCAATGCCGCCTACGGGCAGTGCCTCGACGTCGAGGGCGGCAGTGGGGACGACGGCGCACGGATGATGCAGTTCCCCTGCCACAGCGGGCCCAACCAGCAGTGGCGGCTGAGCGCCACAGGCACCGGCCCGGTGCTGCTGGTGGCGGCGCACAGCGGCAAGTGCGCGCAGCCCGAGGACGACGGCGCCGAGGCCGGCGACGACGTTCGGCAGCGGACCTGCGACGGTCGACCCGCCCAGCAGTGGACGCTCGGCTGA
- a CDS encoding FAD-binding oxidoreductase, with protein MRAERVDHPIDHDEAVDTLRRSYAAVPTGEPVRLAKRTSNLFRPRSAPRTPGLDVSGLNRVLSVDATARTADVQGMCTYEDLVDATLPHGLMPLVVPQLRTITLGGAVTGLGIESTSFRNGLPHESVRELDILTGSGEIVTARPDGEHADLFAAFPNSLGSLGYATRLRIELQPVGRYVALRNVRFTRLEALTDAIAEVTATRSWAGEPVDAMDGVMFSPGEAYLVLGTFTDSAGPPSDYTGQSIYYRSLRRRTRDVLTAYDYLWRWDTDWFWCSAAFGAQHPVLRRLWPARYRRSDVYHRLVRLEHRHQVAARVDRLRGQPARERVVQDVEIPLDRTADFLRWFAGSVGMTPVWLCPLRLREPAGPGSARSWPLYPLRPGQDYVNIGFWGSVPIAPGAADGDVNRTIERRVSELGGHKSLYSDAYYDREAFDRLYGGDTWRAVKDRYDPDQRLTGLYEKAVARA; from the coding sequence ATGCGCGCGGAGCGTGTGGATCACCCCATTGACCATGATGAAGCGGTGGACACGTTGCGGCGGTCGTACGCCGCAGTGCCCACTGGCGAGCCTGTCCGGCTGGCCAAACGCACCTCCAATCTGTTCCGCCCCCGGTCCGCTCCCCGGACCCCGGGCCTCGACGTGAGCGGTCTCAACCGGGTGCTCTCGGTCGACGCGACCGCTCGGACGGCCGACGTGCAGGGCATGTGCACGTACGAGGATCTTGTCGACGCGACGTTGCCGCACGGGCTGATGCCGCTCGTGGTGCCGCAGTTGCGCACCATCACCCTGGGCGGTGCGGTGACCGGGCTCGGCATCGAGTCGACGTCGTTCCGCAACGGCCTTCCGCACGAGTCGGTGCGGGAGTTGGACATCCTCACCGGCTCCGGCGAGATCGTCACGGCCCGGCCCGACGGGGAGCACGCCGACCTGTTCGCGGCGTTTCCCAACTCGCTGGGCAGCCTCGGGTACGCCACCCGGCTGCGCATCGAACTGCAACCCGTCGGCAGGTACGTGGCGCTGCGCAACGTCCGGTTCACCAGGCTGGAGGCGCTCACCGACGCGATAGCCGAGGTGACCGCCACCCGGTCCTGGGCCGGTGAGCCCGTCGACGCCATGGACGGGGTGATGTTCAGCCCCGGCGAGGCGTACCTGGTGCTCGGCACGTTCACCGACTCGGCCGGCCCGCCCAGCGACTACACCGGCCAGTCGATCTACTACCGGTCGCTGCGTCGGCGCACCCGGGACGTGCTGACCGCGTACGACTATCTCTGGCGCTGGGACACCGACTGGTTCTGGTGTTCGGCGGCGTTCGGCGCGCAGCACCCGGTGCTGCGCCGGCTCTGGCCGGCGCGTTACCGACGCAGCGACGTCTACCACCGGCTGGTCCGGCTGGAGCACCGGCACCAGGTGGCGGCCCGTGTCGACAGGCTGCGCGGCCAGCCGGCCCGGGAACGGGTCGTGCAGGACGTGGAGATCCCGCTGGACCGCACCGCCGACTTCCTGCGCTGGTTCGCGGGCAGTGTGGGGATGACCCCGGTGTGGCTCTGCCCGCTGCGGTTGCGTGAGCCGGCGGGGCCGGGCTCGGCGAGGTCCTGGCCGCTGTATCCCCTCCGGCCGGGGCAGGACTACGTCAACATTGGGTTCTGGGGGAGCGTGCCGATCGCGCCGGGCGCCGCCGACGGCGACGTCAACCGCACGATCGAACGCAGGGTGTCGGAGTTGGGTGGCCACAAGTCGCTCTACTCCGACGCGTACTACGACCGGGAAGCCTTCGATCGCCTCTACGGCGGCGACACGTGGCGCGCGGTGAAGGACCGCTACGACCCGGACCAGCGGCTGACGGGACTGTACGAGAAGGCGGTAGCACGAGCATGA